From Erwinia sp. HDF1-3R, one genomic window encodes:
- the hmsP gene encoding biofilm formation regulator HmsP: MRVSRSLTIKQMATVSGVSIVTISIFIVIQLFHFVQQRRVDYAQQMENIAHTVRQPLSQAVLKADIRQAGVILDSLKPAGVLARAEVVLPNGLHVLHTDFAAEKPVPPLIAKLFELPVQITVPLYSVEPANPKPLAMLRLRADSWRVYQFILSALSTLVTTYLLLALTLSVALSWCINKLIVRPLRRIANELHELPAQDILAHRLALPPRHRDDELGMLIRSYNYNQQVTASAHTEMSRQTTRFSLTNLPNKALFLALLEEHLQSVADDEVFTVIVVRIETLQDANGVVTDEQRDALLLTLLEKMRQCIDEQTVLGQLSLSDFVLLAKRANNPFRAIRLARLLLMRLNQPVAIQHLSLRPNISVGMTQQAETPLTAQDFLSRAASAMMSARHQGKNQILFFEPKMTERAHKRLTQEHDILQGLDEGQFALYLQPQIDMRSGAVVGAEALLRMRQPDGSWSLPEELIVNAEEIGVIGALGRWVLEESCRVLAAWQKRGIDLALSVNISATQLRERDMVAHLQGLIQRHRIDAGSLMLEITETAQIGEPALALRLLRELQQVGIRVALDDFGMGYANLNWLSQFKSVPISKLKMDRSFVCSLPQDDTMVRIVAAIASIIKIEVIAEGVETSGQRDWLLARGIHIGQGYLYSEALPVAIFTERYLAG, translated from the coding sequence TTGCGCGTCAGTCGGTCATTAACGATAAAACAGATGGCGACGGTATCGGGAGTCTCGATCGTCACCATCTCAATTTTTATCGTCATTCAGCTTTTCCATTTTGTGCAGCAGCGCAGGGTTGACTATGCCCAGCAGATGGAAAATATCGCCCACACCGTTCGCCAGCCGCTGTCGCAGGCGGTACTGAAGGCGGATATCCGTCAGGCCGGCGTCATTCTTGATTCGCTGAAGCCCGCGGGGGTGCTTGCCCGTGCGGAAGTGGTGTTACCTAACGGCCTGCACGTACTGCATACCGACTTTGCAGCGGAAAAGCCGGTTCCCCCTCTCATCGCCAAACTGTTTGAGCTGCCGGTTCAGATTACCGTGCCGCTCTATTCCGTCGAGCCCGCTAACCCAAAACCGCTGGCGATGCTTCGGCTGCGCGCCGACTCCTGGCGCGTCTATCAGTTTATCCTCAGCGCCCTCTCGACGCTGGTAACCACCTATCTGCTGCTGGCGCTGACGCTTTCTGTCGCCCTGAGCTGGTGCATCAATAAGCTGATTGTTCGTCCACTGCGCAGAATAGCCAACGAGCTGCATGAGCTGCCCGCCCAGGATATTCTCGCCCATCGGTTGGCGCTGCCGCCCCGTCATCGGGACGACGAACTGGGGATGCTTATCCGCAGCTATAACTATAACCAGCAGGTTACGGCCTCGGCGCACACTGAGATGAGCAGGCAGACGACGCGATTTTCCCTGACTAACCTGCCTAATAAGGCGTTGTTCCTTGCGCTACTTGAAGAGCATCTGCAATCCGTCGCCGATGATGAGGTCTTTACGGTTATCGTGGTGCGGATAGAAACGCTTCAGGACGCGAACGGCGTGGTCACGGACGAACAGCGGGATGCGCTGCTCCTGACGCTGCTGGAGAAAATGCGTCAGTGCATTGATGAGCAGACGGTGCTGGGACAGCTCTCACTGAGTGATTTTGTGCTATTAGCGAAGCGGGCGAATAACCCCTTCCGGGCAATCCGGCTGGCGCGCCTGCTGCTGATGCGGCTGAACCAGCCGGTGGCGATCCAGCATCTCTCGCTGCGCCCAAATATCAGCGTCGGTATGACCCAGCAGGCAGAAACGCCGCTGACCGCTCAGGACTTCCTCAGTCGCGCCGCATCGGCGATGATGTCAGCCCGACATCAGGGGAAAAACCAAATCCTGTTTTTTGAGCCGAAGATGACCGAGCGGGCGCATAAGCGCCTGACGCAGGAGCACGATATTTTGCAGGGGCTGGACGAGGGACAGTTCGCCCTCTATCTCCAGCCGCAGATCGATATGCGTAGCGGCGCGGTGGTTGGCGCAGAAGCGCTGCTGCGTATGCGCCAGCCGGACGGCAGCTGGTCGCTGCCCGAAGAGCTGATCGTGAATGCGGAAGAGATTGGCGTGATTGGTGCGCTGGGCCGCTGGGTACTTGAGGAGTCCTGCCGGGTGCTGGCCGCCTGGCAGAAGCGCGGTATTGATCTGGCGCTCAGCGTGAATATTTCTGCCACTCAGCTGCGCGAGCGCGATATGGTGGCGCATTTACAGGGGCTTATTCAGCGCCATCGGATTGACGCCGGTAGCCTGATGCTGGAAATTACCGAAACGGCGCAGATTGGCGAGCCCGCGCTGGCGCTGCGGCTGCTCCGCGAGCTACAGCAGGTGGGTATCCGGGTTGCGCTGGACGACTTTGGCATGGGCTACGCGAATCTGAACTGGCTGAGTCAGTTTAAGTCGGTGCCGATCAGCAAGCTCAAAATGGATCGCAGCTTTGTCTGTTCGCTGCCACAGGACGACACCATGGTGCGTATCGTGGCGGCTATCGCCAGCATCATCAAGATTGAGGTGATTGCCGAGGGCGTTGAAACCAGCGGGCAGCGCGACTGGCTGCTGGCGCGCGGCATCCATATCGGTCAGGGCTATCTCTATTCAGAGGCGCTGCCGGTGGCGATTTTCACCGAGCGCTATCTGGCAGGTTAG
- a CDS encoding alpha/beta hydrolase: MRTEIINIWPQGDAPGASDSRAQPQIIDLAREYEPFDRAASGVRCPELAFWYPEEKSDNGVTLLVAPGGGFERIMIDKEGSALAMFFTAMGYTLAVMTYRLPQDGHHEAADAPLADAQRAVRVLRHRAARGLNGKRIVMMGFSAGGYVAASAGTRFSEKLYPVQDIADSLAAKPDALVLVYPVISMREGLAHKGSRLRLLGEHPTQREIEAYSLETRVTEHTPQTLLIHAVNDESVPVNNSMVMFSALREHHVNCELHFYEKGGHGFGIRNVADLPLASWPMLVNEWLRARSW, encoded by the coding sequence ATGAGAACTGAAATTATAAATATCTGGCCGCAGGGTGATGCACCCGGCGCCAGCGATTCACGGGCGCAACCGCAGATTATTGACCTGGCGCGAGAATATGAGCCTTTCGATCGTGCCGCCAGCGGCGTGCGCTGCCCGGAACTGGCGTTCTGGTATCCCGAGGAGAAGAGCGACAACGGCGTGACCCTGCTGGTCGCGCCGGGCGGGGGCTTCGAGCGTATTATGATTGATAAAGAGGGCAGCGCGCTGGCGATGTTCTTTACGGCGATGGGCTATACGCTGGCGGTGATGACCTATCGTCTTCCTCAGGATGGCCATCATGAAGCCGCAGACGCCCCGCTGGCGGATGCCCAGCGTGCCGTTCGGGTGCTGCGCCACCGGGCGGCTCGCGGTCTGAACGGTAAGCGTATCGTGATGATGGGCTTTTCCGCCGGGGGCTACGTCGCCGCCAGCGCAGGGACCCGCTTTAGCGAAAAACTCTATCCGGTACAGGATATCGCCGATTCGCTGGCGGCGAAGCCTGACGCGCTGGTGCTGGTTTATCCGGTTATTAGTATGCGTGAGGGGCTGGCACATAAGGGTTCGCGGCTGAGGCTGTTAGGCGAGCACCCTACCCAGCGCGAAATCGAGGCTTATTCTCTGGAGACGCGCGTCACGGAGCACACGCCACAAACGCTGCTGATCCACGCGGTTAACGACGAATCAGTACCGGTCAATAACAGTATGGTAATGTTCAGCGCGCTGCGTGAACACCACGTCAACTGCGAACTGCATTTTTACGAAAAAGGCGGGCACGGCTTCGGCATCCGTAACGTCGCCGACCTGCCGCTGGCCAGCTGGCCAATGCTGGTGAACGAATGGCTGCGCGCGCGAAGCTGGTAA
- a CDS encoding dicarboxylate/amino acid:cation symporter encodes MKTSLFKSLYFQVLTAIAIGVLLGHFYPELGAQMKPLGDGFVKLIKMIIAPVIFCTVVTGIAGMESMKAVGRTGAVALLYFEVVSTIALLIGLVVVNVLQPGAGMNVDPATLDAKAVAVYAQQAEQQGVVAFLMDIIPGSVIGAFASGNILQVLLFAILFGFALHRLGDKGTLVFNFIEGFSQAIFGIINMIMRLAPIGAFGAMAFTIGKYGVGSLVQLGQLILCFYLTCILFVVVVLGLIARAVGFNIFRFIAYIKEELLIVLGTSSSESALPRMLDKMEKLGCKKSVVGLVIPTGYSFNLDGTSIYLTMAAVFIAQATNAHMDIMHQITLLVVLLLSSKGAAGVTGSGFIVLAATLSAVGHLPVAGLALILGIDRFMSEARALTNLVGNGVATLVVAKWVGQLDEQQLKATLTASKKGKKLPETTL; translated from the coding sequence ATGAAAACTTCTCTGTTTAAGAGCCTTTATTTCCAGGTATTAACGGCGATCGCCATCGGCGTGTTGCTGGGGCACTTCTACCCCGAGCTGGGTGCCCAGATGAAGCCGTTGGGAGACGGCTTCGTCAAACTGATTAAAATGATTATTGCCCCGGTGATCTTCTGCACCGTGGTTACCGGCATCGCCGGAATGGAAAGCATGAAGGCCGTGGGCCGTACCGGTGCCGTGGCGCTGCTCTATTTTGAAGTGGTCAGCACCATTGCGCTGCTGATCGGGCTGGTGGTAGTGAACGTTTTGCAGCCCGGCGCGGGAATGAACGTAGACCCCGCAACGCTGGATGCCAAAGCAGTTGCAGTCTATGCGCAGCAGGCCGAGCAGCAGGGTGTCGTCGCCTTCCTGATGGATATCATCCCGGGCAGCGTTATTGGGGCCTTCGCCAGCGGCAACATCCTCCAGGTACTGCTGTTTGCCATTCTGTTTGGCTTCGCCCTGCACCGTCTGGGCGACAAAGGCACGCTGGTCTTTAACTTTATTGAGGGATTTTCCCAGGCGATCTTCGGCATTATCAATATGATCATGCGCCTGGCCCCGATCGGTGCTTTCGGCGCGATGGCCTTTACCATCGGTAAATATGGCGTCGGTTCACTGGTGCAGCTGGGCCAGCTGATCCTCTGCTTCTATCTGACCTGCATCCTGTTTGTGGTGGTGGTGCTGGGGCTGATTGCCCGCGCGGTCGGCTTCAATATCTTCAGGTTCATTGCCTATATCAAAGAGGAGCTGCTGATCGTACTGGGCACGTCCTCTTCTGAATCCGCGCTGCCGCGCATGCTGGATAAAATGGAAAAGCTGGGCTGTAAAAAGTCCGTCGTCGGGCTGGTCATTCCGACCGGCTACTCGTTCAACCTCGACGGTACCTCTATTTATCTGACGATGGCGGCGGTATTTATTGCTCAGGCGACCAACGCGCATATGGATATCATGCACCAAATCACGCTTCTGGTGGTGCTGCTGCTCTCGTCAAAAGGGGCCGCAGGGGTGACCGGCAGCGGGTTTATCGTGCTGGCTGCCACCCTTTCAGCCGTCGGGCATCTGCCGGTGGCGGGGCTGGCGCTGATTCTGGGTATTGACCGTTTTATGTCGGAAGCGCGCGCGCTAACCAACCTCGTCGGCAACGGCGTGGCGACCCTGGTGGTGGCAAAATGGGTTGGACAGCTGGATGAGCAACAGCTCAAAGCGACGTTAACCGCCTCTAAAAAGGGAAAAAAGCTGCCGGAAACCACGCTTTAA
- a CDS encoding alginate lyase family protein, which yields MGRLVTVTLALLLVCLCARAQQPAFMDMRVLAEVKAQLQTHRASAQTQLAWEELQRQADRALDAPLMSVTEKGQVPLGGTRHDYLSISAYWWPDPHNPQGRWIRRDGEINPASKNNQSDGVRLAAFTARLQSLTLAWYFSGQPRYAQKALELMRHWFIEPESRMNPNLNWAQGVPGMATGRSTGILDGRYFATRVVDSLILLRQAPGWHESDEQQMQAWMTDYLGWLQNSPQGKREARAKNNHGSWYNVQVAGIAWYVRQPATVRAQVTAARARMDHQILADGTQPLELARTRSFHYSIFNLQALVALATLADKSSADDLWRPARAGGVGILTALDFMAPWTDDNRVWPYPSRDRISARLIPLLSQADNHLHSRRYRRDIEKATFTPGQTDSGHAQRGALISARRDTWLLALPDFSPH from the coding sequence ATGGGTCGACTTGTAACGGTTACATTGGCACTCCTGCTGGTTTGCCTCTGCGCCCGGGCGCAGCAACCTGCCTTTATGGATATGCGCGTGCTGGCAGAGGTAAAGGCACAGCTTCAGACCCACCGCGCCTCTGCGCAGACGCAGCTGGCATGGGAAGAGCTTCAGCGTCAGGCTGACCGGGCACTGGACGCTCCGCTCATGAGCGTAACGGAAAAGGGGCAGGTGCCGCTGGGCGGCACCAGGCATGACTATCTCAGCATTAGCGCGTATTGGTGGCCGGATCCGCATAATCCGCAGGGGCGCTGGATACGACGCGATGGGGAAATTAACCCTGCCAGCAAAAATAATCAGTCGGATGGTGTAAGGCTGGCCGCGTTTACCGCCCGCCTGCAATCCCTTACCCTGGCATGGTACTTCTCCGGACAGCCCCGCTATGCGCAGAAAGCCCTTGAGCTGATGCGACACTGGTTTATTGAACCGGAAAGCCGGATGAACCCCAATCTGAACTGGGCGCAGGGCGTTCCGGGTATGGCGACGGGACGATCGACGGGGATTCTGGACGGTCGCTACTTCGCCACGCGGGTGGTCGACTCGCTGATCCTCCTGCGACAGGCGCCTGGCTGGCATGAGTCTGATGAACAGCAGATGCAGGCGTGGATGACGGACTATCTGGGCTGGTTACAAAACAGCCCGCAGGGAAAACGCGAGGCCCGGGCAAAAAATAACCATGGCAGCTGGTACAATGTTCAGGTGGCGGGGATTGCCTGGTATGTGCGGCAGCCCGCCACCGTTCGTGCACAGGTTACAGCGGCACGGGCGCGAATGGATCACCAGATTCTGGCGGATGGGACTCAACCTTTGGAGCTGGCCCGTACGCGCTCTTTTCACTACAGCATATTCAATCTCCAGGCATTGGTCGCACTGGCCACGCTGGCGGACAAAAGCAGCGCGGATGATCTATGGCGGCCAGCGCGGGCGGGCGGCGTCGGTATCCTGACCGCGCTCGACTTTATGGCCCCCTGGACCGACGATAACCGGGTCTGGCCTTACCCATCGCGCGATCGCATTAGCGCCCGGCTCATCCCGCTCCTTTCGCAGGCGGACAATCATCTGCACAGTCGGCGCTATCGGCGCGATATCGAAAAGGCTACCTTTACGCCGGGACAGACTGATAGCGGGCATGCGCAGCGCGGCGCGCTAATCAGCGCCCGGCGTGATACCTGGCTGCTGGCGCTTCCTGATTTTAGCCCGCATTAA
- a CDS encoding pitrilysin family protein, with protein MQGTRIRLLVGGILLAVASITAQAETLQPDPAWQQGKLDNGFSWQVLTTPQRPSDRIEVRLIVNTGSLVENTEQAGFSHLLPRLALVHNAKLDPAQQRALWQQAIDSEHPQPPAVTSYDFTIYSLSLPNNRPELLKEAMNWLAATGGNMTINEQTVNTALQADDPGASWPTDPRDPWWRYRLKGSVLLGHDPSAETRTPVDPDKLNAFYKQWYTPDAMTLLVVGNVDSRALVEQIGKTFSPLSGKRDVPSPMPTLSPLAQKPINLVGNNTLGQDRLSLVWDTAWQPIRDSQNLLRYWQSDLAREALFWHVQKMLADNKAQKAQVGFDCRVFYQRAQCAINMETDNAALGSNLTLIAREMANIRDNGLPQDEFDALMAQKTAELNKLFATYARTGTDVLISQRLRSQQNAVVDIAPEQYQKLRQSFLAGLTLPMMNQELRQQLSQEPTLVLMQPQGEVENNVAGLQDIWHKIMTPMQATPSGGIEDTRPAVSDIPPAQN; from the coding sequence ATGCAGGGCACCAGAATTCGTCTTTTGGTTGGCGGGATACTGCTGGCCGTCGCCAGCATCACTGCGCAGGCTGAAACGCTCCAACCCGATCCTGCCTGGCAGCAGGGAAAGCTTGATAACGGGTTTAGCTGGCAGGTTCTGACCACGCCGCAGCGGCCGAGTGACCGCATCGAAGTGCGTTTGATTGTTAATACCGGATCGCTGGTTGAAAATACCGAACAGGCTGGCTTCAGCCATTTACTTCCGCGTCTTGCGCTTGTGCACAATGCGAAGCTCGACCCTGCCCAGCAGCGCGCGCTCTGGCAGCAGGCCATCGATTCTGAACATCCTCAGCCGCCCGCCGTCACGTCTTATGATTTTACGATCTACTCCCTGAGCCTGCCTAACAACAGGCCGGAGCTGCTGAAAGAAGCCATGAACTGGCTGGCGGCAACCGGGGGAAATATGACGATTAACGAGCAGACGGTGAACACCGCCCTTCAGGCCGACGATCCCGGCGCCAGCTGGCCTACCGATCCGCGCGATCCCTGGTGGCGCTACCGCCTGAAGGGATCGGTGCTGCTGGGTCACGATCCGTCGGCGGAAACGCGAACGCCGGTCGATCCCGACAAGCTTAATGCCTTCTACAAGCAGTGGTATACGCCGGATGCCATGACGCTGCTGGTGGTGGGTAACGTCGACAGCCGTGCTCTGGTCGAGCAGATTGGTAAGACGTTCTCCCCACTCAGCGGTAAGCGTGATGTTCCTTCACCGATGCCCACGCTCTCCCCTCTGGCGCAGAAGCCGATCAATCTGGTGGGTAACAACACCCTCGGCCAGGATCGCCTGTCACTGGTGTGGGATACCGCCTGGCAGCCTATCCGGGACTCGCAGAATTTGCTGCGCTACTGGCAAAGCGACCTCGCTCGCGAGGCGCTTTTCTGGCACGTGCAGAAGATGCTCGCCGATAATAAAGCGCAAAAAGCCCAGGTGGGGTTTGACTGCCGCGTATTTTATCAGCGCGCCCAGTGCGCCATTAATATGGAAACGGATAACGCCGCGCTGGGAAGCAACCTGACGTTGATTGCTCGTGAGATGGCGAATATTCGCGACAACGGCCTGCCGCAGGATGAGTTTGATGCGCTGATGGCGCAGAAGACGGCTGAACTGAATAAGCTGTTCGCCACCTATGCGCGAACCGGCACTGACGTGCTGATTAGTCAGCGGCTGCGCTCGCAGCAAAATGCGGTGGTGGACATTGCGCCTGAGCAGTATCAAAAGCTGCGTCAGAGCTTTCTGGCAGGTTTGACGCTGCCAATGATGAATCAGGAACTGCGCCAGCAGCTTTCACAGGAACCGACGCTGGTGCTGATGCAGCCGCAGGGAGAAGTGGAAAATAACGTTGCCGGGCTACAGGATATTTGGCATAAAATCATGACCCCAATGCAGGCGACGCCATCGGGCGGCATTGAGGATACCCGTCCTGCGGTTTCCGATATCCCCCCCGCGCAGAACTAA
- a CDS encoding MFS transporter, producing MQASIAPASAGQPDAAPVNSRGKVLIASLVGTAIEFFDFYIYATAAVIVFPHIFFPQGDATAATLQSLATFAIAFIARPIGSALFGHFGDRVGRKVTLVASLLTMGISTVVIGLLPGYDTIGVFAPLLLALARFGQGLGLGGEWGGAALLATENAPAKKRALYGSFPQLGAPIGFFFANGTFLLLSWLLTDAQFIQWGWRVPFILSAILVLVGLYVRVSLHESPVFARVKKEHKQVKVPIGTLLTKHLKATVLGTFIMLATYTLFYIMTVYSMTYGTTPVPNGLGFPRNTLLWMLMVAVIGFGVMVPIAGLLADRFGRRRTMIVITLMIILFALIFPSMLGSGNQLLMMAFLLCGLSVMGLTFGPMGALLPELFPTEVRYTGASFSYNLSSILGASVAPWIATWLAHNYGLFAVGIYLAAMACLTLIALLACKETRHETLYD from the coding sequence ATGCAAGCCTCTATCGCACCTGCTTCCGCCGGCCAACCCGATGCCGCCCCCGTAAACTCACGCGGTAAAGTCCTGATCGCTTCACTGGTTGGTACCGCCATTGAGTTCTTTGATTTCTATATTTATGCCACCGCTGCGGTAATCGTTTTCCCGCATATATTCTTCCCACAGGGTGATGCCACCGCCGCGACGCTCCAGTCGCTGGCGACCTTTGCCATCGCTTTTATTGCACGTCCAATCGGCTCGGCGCTGTTTGGTCACTTTGGTGACCGCGTGGGCCGTAAGGTCACGCTGGTGGCCTCGCTGCTTACCATGGGCATCTCAACCGTGGTGATTGGCCTGCTGCCAGGTTATGACACCATCGGGGTGTTCGCCCCGCTGCTGCTGGCGCTGGCGCGCTTTGGACAGGGCCTGGGGCTGGGCGGAGAATGGGGCGGCGCGGCGCTGCTGGCGACGGAAAATGCGCCGGCAAAGAAGCGTGCGCTGTATGGCTCCTTTCCACAGCTTGGCGCGCCTATTGGTTTTTTCTTTGCCAACGGAACCTTCCTGCTGCTCTCCTGGCTGCTGACCGACGCGCAGTTTATTCAGTGGGGATGGCGCGTACCCTTTATTCTCTCGGCGATTCTGGTGCTGGTCGGCCTGTACGTTCGCGTTTCGCTGCATGAATCACCGGTGTTTGCCCGGGTGAAAAAAGAGCATAAGCAGGTTAAGGTGCCGATCGGTACGCTGCTGACAAAGCATCTGAAGGCCACCGTTCTCGGCACCTTTATTATGCTGGCGACCTATACGCTGTTCTATATTATGACCGTCTATTCCATGACTTACGGCACCACCCCGGTACCCAACGGGTTAGGTTTCCCCCGCAATACGCTGCTGTGGATGCTGATGGTGGCGGTGATTGGCTTTGGCGTGATGGTCCCGATTGCCGGACTGCTGGCCGATCGTTTCGGCCGCCGCAGGACGATGATTGTGATTACGCTGATGATTATTCTTTTTGCGCTGATTTTCCCGTCCATGCTGGGATCCGGCAACCAGCTGCTGATGATGGCGTTCCTGCTGTGCGGCCTGAGCGTAATGGGGCTGACCTTTGGTCCAATGGGCGCCCTGCTGCCGGAGCTGTTTCCTACGGAAGTCCGCTATACCGGAGCCTCTTTCTCCTACAATCTGTCGTCGATTCTGGGTGCCTCCGTGGCCCCCTGGATCGCCACCTGGCTGGCGCATAACTACGGTCTGTTCGCAGTGGGCATCTATCTTGCGGCAATGGCCTGCCTGACGTTAATTGCCCTGCTGGCCTGCAAAGAGACGCGCCACGAAACGCTCTACGACTAA
- a CDS encoding AsmA family protein, translating to MSRTGKIISWIVGIVLLLVVVIVVIIALFDWNRLKPTINQKVSTELNRPFAIRGDLGVNWARNREEHGWRSWVPWPQVHAEDIMLGNPANIPEVTMVHLNRVDATLSPLALLGKEIYLPWIRLTQPDARLLQTADHKNNWTFNLASSENADPNQPPSAWTFRLDNILFDRAQIAVKDAINKADLQVTVNPLGKPVPYGQVAGSKDDSGQKGASDFVFGWKADGTYNGEKLNGEGKIGGMLSLRSKTNPFPLQADVRNGSTRVQVAGTLQDPLNLGGLNIRLRFSGDTLANLYGLTGIVLPDTPPYETDGHLIAHFQQKGGPVFNYENFNGHIGDSDIHGSMTYTQSKPRPKLEGSLESRQLRIADLGPLIGVNSGKNSSKTEQAKAKRGDVSNQPADRVLPHDKFDTKSWGVMDADVKFSGKRIEHSTSLPLSDLYTHLVLKNGDLLLDPLRFGVAGGSLNSTIHMEGNHTPMRARADLHARNLKLKQLFPKVAAMQSSMGQMNGDASLSGTGNSVADILATSNGDLKMLMNDGVISRSLMEIVGLNVGNYVVGKLFGDDQVRINCAAADLNVRNGLATSKLFVFDTENAVININGTTNFANERMDLSINPESKGVRIVTLRSPLYVRGTFKKPDAGVKAGPLIARGAAAVALGAVVAPAAALLALVSPSDNEQNQCTNVLKEMKSKK from the coding sequence ATGTCGCGTACGGGAAAAATAATTAGCTGGATTGTCGGAATAGTGCTGTTACTGGTTGTGGTGATTGTCGTGATCATCGCCCTGTTTGACTGGAACCGACTTAAGCCCACCATAAACCAGAAAGTTTCAACCGAGCTGAACCGGCCCTTTGCCATACGCGGCGATCTGGGCGTCAACTGGGCGCGTAATCGGGAAGAGCATGGCTGGCGCAGCTGGGTTCCCTGGCCGCAGGTACACGCGGAAGATATTATGTTGGGTAACCCGGCAAACATACCTGAAGTTACCATGGTGCACCTGAATCGGGTGGATGCCACGCTCTCGCCGCTTGCGCTGTTAGGCAAGGAGATTTACCTTCCCTGGATCCGCCTGACCCAGCCGGATGCCAGGCTGCTCCAGACCGCTGACCATAAAAATAACTGGACCTTTAATCTGGCCAGCAGTGAGAATGCAGACCCGAACCAGCCTCCCTCTGCCTGGACATTCCGTCTGGATAACATCCTGTTTGATCGTGCACAGATTGCCGTGAAAGATGCTATCAATAAGGCCGATCTCCAGGTGACCGTGAATCCGCTGGGTAAACCCGTGCCTTATGGCCAGGTCGCCGGCAGCAAAGATGATTCCGGCCAGAAGGGCGCATCCGACTTCGTTTTCGGCTGGAAAGCAGACGGAACTTACAACGGCGAAAAGCTTAACGGAGAGGGTAAAATTGGCGGAATGCTCTCGCTGCGCAGTAAAACCAACCCATTCCCGCTACAGGCCGACGTGCGTAACGGCAGCACGCGTGTCCAGGTGGCGGGCACCCTACAGGATCCGCTCAATCTCGGCGGGCTGAATATTCGCCTGCGCTTCTCGGGCGACACGCTGGCTAACCTTTATGGCCTGACCGGGATTGTGCTGCCCGATACGCCCCCTTACGAAACTGATGGTCACCTGATTGCGCACTTCCAGCAAAAAGGCGGCCCGGTATTCAACTATGAAAACTTCAACGGCCATATTGGCGACAGTGATATCCATGGTTCCATGACCTACACCCAGAGCAAGCCACGGCCCAAACTGGAAGGATCGCTGGAGTCGCGCCAGCTGCGTATAGCCGATCTTGGCCCGCTCATAGGGGTTAACTCCGGCAAGAACAGCAGTAAGACTGAACAGGCTAAGGCGAAGCGGGGCGATGTTTCAAATCAGCCCGCTGACCGCGTACTGCCGCACGACAAGTTTGATACCAAAAGCTGGGGCGTGATGGATGCCGACGTGAAGTTTAGCGGCAAGCGCATTGAACACAGTACCTCGCTGCCGCTAAGCGATCTCTATACCCATCTGGTATTGAAGAACGGCGACCTGCTGCTCGATCCGCTGCGCTTCGGCGTGGCAGGCGGCAGCCTGAACTCCACCATTCATATGGAAGGGAATCATACGCCGATGCGCGCGCGGGCCGATCTGCACGCCCGTAATCTGAAGCTAAAGCAGCTGTTCCCTAAAGTGGCGGCAATGCAGAGCAGTATGGGACAGATGAACGGCGATGCCAGCCTGAGCGGCACCGGCAACTCCGTGGCGGATATTTTGGCGACCAGCAACGGCGATTTGAAAATGCTGATGAACGACGGCGTAATCAGCCGTAGCCTGATGGAAATTGTCGGTCTTAACGTGGGTAACTACGTGGTGGGCAAGCTGTTTGGCGACGACCAGGTACGTATTAACTGTGCCGCAGCCGATCTCAACGTCAGGAACGGACTGGCCACCAGTAAACTCTTTGTTTTCGATACGGAAAACGCAGTAATTAATATTAATGGCACCACCAATTTTGCCAACGAGCGAATGGATCTGTCGATCAATCCGGAGAGTAAAGGGGTGCGCATCGTCACCCTGCGCTCGCCGCTATACGTACGCGGCACCTTTAAGAAGCCCGACGCCGGGGTAAAAGCTGGCCCGCTGATTGCGCGCGGTGCCGCGGCCGTCGCGCTGGGCGCCGTGGTCGCACCCGCAGCGGCGCTGCTGGCACTGGTTTCGCCCAGCGACAACGAGCAGAACCAGTGTACTAACGTGCTAAAGGAAATGAAAAGTAAGAAATAA